From a single Elgaria multicarinata webbii isolate HBS135686 ecotype San Diego chromosome 18, rElgMul1.1.pri, whole genome shotgun sequence genomic region:
- the LOC134410807 gene encoding uncharacterized protein LOC134410807 yields the protein MGPACQRAWLPPGPRNGAAPILSSMSAAQREAQQCLAFYKALAESERLAETCRGLLLLSGKLDQFARGSVKRCRDRHLDEAFQLLAGVSKGLWELERGQVLPVVRCVLACQVESVSSSSSFCRLEKIVAKLSEGNRAVVSEEVNKLMGQLTPEGKEPVSFEGLQTVCVFVEESALGRCYWRRHLVPLLTCVAATFNLILQEQRAANEEWHYVTVKVCLQLFKWMPKEVLPLAWEKTEGNATLQKILRSLVQIVTEKTAGKDTRLLAGTAVSMLANTAPDPHGGATAVLALHHLLSLGGSSLAQRKDAGVDNPKGDGRFGVLTVPPSARGPDGLGRLAFIRGLLASCKKEILSCQLDDDPQQGCLLLDVLFPAILDLLEEPMDCHYYCFQVFSLWLQCVRDSLDQIWKAKDSCVLLNNSSLLQRLTQFLWNNAENPAERGSDFVHRSFQLLLEIYSLECDHFDVPERSLYGQFLQKAMLMPWQARTRYFVLVSILPYLGPGKVLDTYRDLPHHLLSCLATNHLCPAASDLYKTTLKLQRESWTQGRKNVSEEELAQKWGRRWLLTLSSALTSPVPFLQSNASNYLLVWTLRLFPASFALLAESFSGRDASQLRAWAALLNVQKSLKGTLPADEETFHRLTFCLSSKEENVRLAALGLLCSAPRTNQALSAMEVQLLKEFLPLNLNCDSSSFRQLLQAVVKKALVRSRDSSLAVLRRRALNKKECVAEKNPETPLEQAVGE from the exons CTTGCCAGCGCGCCTGGCTACCTCCCGGACCGCGCAACGGAGCCGCCCCGATCCTGTCCTCCATGAGCGCAGCCCAACGCGAGGCTCAGCAATGCCTGGCCTTCTACAAAGCCCTGGCAGAGAGCGAAAGGCTGGCAGAGACCTGCCGGGGTTTACTCCTCCTCTCGGGGAAACTCGACCAGTTCGCACG AGGCTCGGTGAAGAGATGCAGAGACCGACACCTGGACGAGGCTTTTCAGCTCTTGGCGGGAGTGAGCAAAGGGTTATGGGAACTGGAGCGGGGCCAGGTGCTTCCTGTGGTGCGTTGCGTGCTTGCTTGCCAGGTGGAGTCCGTCAGCAGCTCCAGCTCTTTCTGTCGGCTTGAAAAG ATTGTTGCAAAACTGTCAGAAGGGAACAGGGCCGTGGTCTCCGAAGAGGTGAATAAGCTTATGGGCCAGCTGACCCCTGAGGGCAAAGAG CCGGTGTCTTTCGAAGGTCTCCAGACAG TTTGCGTTTTCGTGGAGGAGAGCGCGCTGGGGCGCTGTTACTGGAGAAGGCACCTGGTGCCGTTACTGACCTGCGTTGCTGCCACGTTCAATTTGATACTGCAGGAGCAAAGAGCCGCGAATGAGGAGTGGCATTACGTCACAGTGAAG GTGTGTCTGCAGCTTTTCAAGTGGATGCCAAAGGAGGTCTTGCCGCTTGCGTGGGAGAAAACGGAGGGCAATGCAACCCTGCAAAAGATCCTGAGATCTCTGGTGCAAATCGTGACGGAAAAG ACAGCCGGCAAGGACACCCGGCTGCTGGCCGGAACTGCTGTGAGTATGCTGGCCAACACGGCACCTGACCCCCACGGAGGAGCCACAGCAGTGCTGGCCCTCCATCACTTGCTGAGTCTGGGCGGATCTTCTCTTGCGCAGAGGAAAGATGCTGGAGTGGACAATCCTAAAG GTGACGGCCGATTTGGGGTGCTCACGGTGCCCCCATCTGCTCGGGGCCCAGACGGACTGGGGAGGTTGGCGTTCATCCGCGGCTTATTAGCCTCTTGCAAGAAGGAGATCTTGAGCTGTCAGTTGGATGATGACCCACAacag GGTTGTCTGTTGCTTGATGTCTTGTTCCCGGCTATTTTAGACCTGTTGGAAGAGCCCATGGATTGCCATTACTACTGCTTTCAAG TTTTTTCTCTGTGGCTTCAATGTGTCCGAGACAGTCTGGATCAAATCTGGAAAGCGAAGGACAGCTGTGTGCTGTTGAACAATTCTAGCCTGCTCCAGAGACTGACCCAGTTCCTCTGGAACAATGCAGAGAACCCG GCGGAGAGGGGATCCGATTTCGTCCACAGGTCCTTCCAGCTTCTCTTGGAGATCTACAGTCTAGAATGTGATCACTTTGATGTCCCGGAGAGATCGCTTTATGGACAGTTCCTGCAGAAAGCCATGCTTATGCCCTGGCAAGCCAGAACCCGATATTTTGTACTCGTTTCAATTCTCCCTTACTTGGGGCCTGGAAAA GTTCTGGATACCTACAGAGATCTTCCGCATCACCTCTTGAGCTGCCTCGCGACCAACCACTTGTGTCCGGCTGCCTCGGATTTGTACAAGACCACCTTGAAGCTGCAGCGCGAAAGCTGGACCCAGGGGCGGAAAAATgtctcagaggaagagctggctcAGAAATGGGGCCGTCGCTGGTTGCTGACCCTCTCCAGCGCCTTGACGTCTCCCGTCCCTTTCCTTCAAAGCAACGCCTCCAATTACCTCCTGGTGTGGACCTTGAGGCTTTTCCCAGCCTCTTTCGCTCTGCTGGCTGAAAGCTTTAGCGGCAGGGATGCGTCACAACTCCGGGCCTGGGCCGCCTTGCTGAACGTCCAGAAGTCCCTCAAGGGGACCTTGCCCGCAGACGAGGAGACGTTCCATAGACTCACCTTTTGCCTCTCCTCGAAAGAGGAGAACGTCCGCTTGGCGGCACTGGGCCTCCTGTGCTCCGCGCCCAGGACCAACCAGGCCTTGTCTGCGATGGAAGTCCAACTCCTAAAGGAATTCCTGCCGCTGAACTTGAATTGCGACTCCTCTTCTTTCCGGCAGCTGCTCCAAGCGGTGGTGAAAAAGGCTCTGGTCAGGTCGAGGGATAGCTCCCTTGCTGTGCTCCGGCGGCGAGCGCTGAACAAGAAGGAGTGCGTGGCTGAGAAGAATCCAGAAACACCTCTGGAACAAGCGGTGGGTGAGTAG